ATAATTATGCCTGCTAGTTCGGATTCCTCGAACAGCAAGACCAAGTTGGTAACAAATGTTGAGTACAAGCAATATCTGCGTGACTCTATTGACCGAGGCACTCCGATCAACACAACCGACATTGTCGAAAAATTGGGTTTCCGTTCTGGTGCCCTAGTGATTTCGAGACCACGCTTTCTTTTTTCGGGCACGCCATTGAACAACAGTAATGTTAGCATTACCGCATTCTACAAACTTGACGGGTTGCAAAACGCCTTCAGCGAATTCAGGGTTGTTTTTCACTTATTCATTACAGATCATTTAGACTACTTGGCTTCAGGACAAAGAAAAGGCCTGACCAACGCAATGGTTCAAAACTGTTCTTGGTTGCCCTTGATTGAAGCAATTCAGTCGAAGCTAAAAACAGGAAACGCTTTAAACGTTTGGGATACTAGCGGTGGAAACACGTTTGTATCGAGATTAACAGAAGTTGTGGGGCAAACGAACGGAGTAGACGACCCTGTTGAAAAGCTTGATCTCGGTCAGGATGATCAATACTCGCATCTTCATATCGAGAAATTGGCCAGAGAAAGAGGATGGGATATTGACGCCTTAGATGATGCTTATCTTAACGACTTAGATCAATTGTTTGGCAAGCTTGACGAATGAGGATTCCCCTTCAGCGATCATTGAGTCACAATATTGAGTGAGTTGTAATCGTAAACTTAGCCCATGAATCTCCTGCACCTCTTGGAGAGTCCTTGGGGATCGGTCAATTTCACTAATGATGTCACTTTAGCTTTCAAGCTGGGCAGTTTTATCTGGTCAGAAGTACATCTCATCGAAATTATTGGAGATTTCTGACCTGCTCCCTGACCCAGCCCCCTGAAAACAGGCCACTGAGGTGTTAGTAGTCCGTCCAAGAAAAGGATGGACCATGGTTATCCCCCCATTTTTGATGGGGTCCAAAAGTAGAATCTATGCTGCTTTCAGTTTCTGTATCGGCGTCATCCCTCCGATGCCCATGTTTGGCCGTTCGTTGTTGTATGTCCAGAGCTGATCCTCCCCCACTGAAGTGGTCCGCCCCTATAGTTAGGAAACGGAGGATCAAAGATGGGAATCAAACGACACAAGCCAGAAGAGATTGTCATGAAGCTGCGGCAGGTTGAGGTGCTGTGCGGTCAAGGAATGCCGCGTGTTGATGCTATCCGACAGGTGCAGATAACCGAACAGACATTCTATCGCTGGCGTAAGCAGTATGGCGGCATGGGAACAGACCAACTGAAGGAACTAAAGCGCCTTCAAAAGGAGAATGACCGATTGCGCCGAGCGGTATCGGATTTGACTTTGGACAAGCTGATCTTGTCGGAAGCTGCACGGGGAAACTACTAAGCCCCTCGCGTCGTCGTGCCTGCATCGACCACATCCGCAGTCACATCAGGGTGTCGGAACGGCGGGTTTGTCGTGTCTTGGGGCAGCACAGGTCCACACAGAGGCGTTTGCCTGTTGGTCGCACTGACGAGAAGCGTCTGGTTGCAGACATGATCGAGCTGACACGCGAGTACGGGCGGTACGGCTATCGACGGGTCGCGGCTTTGCTCCGAGATGCTGGTTGGCTGGTGAACGACAAGCGTGTCGAACGCCTGTGGCGACGTGAGGGGCTCAAAGTACCAATGAAACAGCCCAAGAAGGGGAGGTTGTGGCTGAACGACGGCTCTTGCGTTCGTTTGCGGCCGGAGTACCGCGATCACGTTTGGTCGTACGACTTCGTTCATCATCGGACAGACGATGGGAAGGCGTTTAGAACCCTGAACATTTTGGACGAACACAGCCGAGAGTGCCTTGCGATCAGGGTTAAGAGGAGGCTGAACTCGACGGAAGTCATAGACGCTCTTACGGACCCGTTCATCCTGCGAGGCGTTCCGGCCTACATCAGGTCGGACAACGGCCCAGAGTTCATTGCTCAAGCTGTGCGAGACTGGATTGCAGCGGTTGGTGCCAAGACCGCATACATCGAGCCCGGATCGCCCTGGGAGAACGGCAACTGCGAAAGCTTCAATGCCCGAATGAGAGATGAGCTTCTAAACGGGGAGGTCTTCAACTCACTACGCGAAGCACAAATCCTGATCGAACAATGGAGGAAACACTACAACACGAAACGACCCCACAGTGCTCTGGGCTACCGCCTGCCAGCCCCAGAAACCATCGTCACGATGGAAACAAGGCCAATTATGCACTAACATTCAAACTGGACCACTCAGGTGGGGCTGATCAGGGAAGTTTCGGGGGGCAGGTCACTTCGCAGTTCCACTTTCATTCACAATCGTTTCGTTAAATGTCAGTAACCGTACTGTAAATCAAAATCGGTTTTGAGTTGACCGTGGTGATCGTAGATCACTTCGATAGAAGTTTCATTAATCTCATGCGAACCCACCAAGCGACAAACCGCTTCCCCATTCAATTCAATAAAGGTATCACCGTCCCTTTGTATCACACAGATTTCCCCATCGAATGCTGGTTTTTCAGGATAGGTAAGCGCTAGTTGTTCTTCTGGTGATGGGAGTGAGATTTCAATGACATCCAGATCGACCTGAAAATCTGAGATTACCGGAATTTCCTCTGAGTCCGCGTCTCCGTCGATGATGAAAAGATCGGCACCTTCACCGCCATAGGCATTATCATTGCCGCCTAGTAGTATAGTGTCTTCGCCGCCTTCACCATAGATGGCTTCTGCACTGGATCCAGTTAACTTCACGGTGCCTGAACCTTCTTCGCTTTGTGCGCCAACACCACTCAAAAGGTTGTCCTCTCCGTCACCATTTAGGATGAAATATCCATTCGTATCGGAACCGGCAATTGGTCGATCAACTGTCGATAAATCCGTTTCCTTTTGGTATGAACCACTGGTTTCGAAGGTTTCACTATCTGACGTAGTGACTAGAACCGTTTCGATCTCCAATTTCGAGCTTTCACAATCGTTTATTTCCGCAGTCTCTCCGAAATCACGGCAATTGGCACTATCGCCTTCCAAATCTGCATCAGCAGAGTCGGGTTCAACAAGGGCTAGTTGATCTGGAGGGAGAGCCACAGAATTGCTTTCAGCGTCAAATGTCATGTTTGATACAAGAGCGAACGAAGGGTCTTCAAGGAGATGGCCGGGAGTTGCATCATTACTGGAAATGTCCGTGAAGAGAGGTAGGGTTTCCGTGCGATTGTCGGAACCATCGACAATACCGTCATCTGTTTCGTCCTCATCTCCAAACATACCCAGATCTGCAACTAGGCCTACTGCCAACAAACCGAAACTAGCCAAGAAAAAAAACATCCAAACACTCCAACAAAACACGTTCTACTTCAATTTTAGGCTATGCTAACTCTACCATTATTAGAGCAACAGTTGTGATAATAGGGTTAATTTACAATGGCATGGAGCAGATTCAGCACTTCGAACTGAGGCGCTCATAGATTCGTAGAAGCTTTGCCCCTTAATATAGTGGCAAGGAGGCCGACCCTGAAAAATCAACTACTACGACGAATGAGCTACCCCCCAAGTTCGAACACTGACGTAAGCTACCATTTGTTGTCTGCTGATCTTCAACTTGAAGGAGTTCAGGAATGTCGAAACCGAAGCAACTTCACCCAGAGTTTAAGGCAAAGGTCGCTGCAGAGACGTAAAAGGTGAGGAGACGGTTAGCGAGCTGGCAAGCCGGTTCGGTGTTCACCCAACGATGAACCATCAATGGAAGCGCGCCCTACTTGAATGCGCGTCGACACTGGCCCTGAGTTTGCCAGGCGACTGCTCGACCAATGGGCCTATCTGAATAAGGTCGAACTAGACTTCTCTAGGCTAGGAAAACCGACAGACAACGCCTATATTGAGGCGTTCAACAGCCGCTGCGGCGGAAATGCCTGAACGTGTCGTGGTTTCTGTCCATGGCCGACGCCCGCACTCGGATCAACGACTGGAGGACAGACCACAACGAAAACCGGCCGCATTCATCGCTCGGCAACTTGACGCCGAGCGAATTTGCAGCCCAACTTAATCCAACCCGAAGGGTCACATGAAACCCAGACCGAAAATGGCGCGAGCTCATGGCCGATCATGCACTAAAATTCAAACTGATCCATTCAGGTGGGGCTGATCAGGGCCTCGATTGATGCGGGTGAAGTGCGAAGGTTGCGGCACTTAGGGGCAGGTTATGGCCCATGAACCTCCTACATCTCGCAGAGCGTCCTTCGGCGCAGGTCATCACTAATGATGGCACTTTGGTTTTCAAGCTGGGCAGTTTATCTAGTCAGATGTACATCTCATCGAAATAATTGGAAATTTCGAGGGCGGCGACTTCATGAAAGCTGATGTCACCACCATTCTCAAAATACACGGTGCTAGAAGCGGCGTTTTGTTGAATTTCATAACGACCTGCTTGCAACTCGTCCAATAAGTCTGGCTCAAAAACCAATAGATCCTCTGATGGGTCAAATGAAAAAATGTCGTCGGAGCCGTCATCAAGCCCAAATACGATGGTGTGACTACCCTCTTTGATATAGATGCGGTCATCACCTGCACCGGCAATTATCGTCGAGCTGCCAAAAGACATGATAGTGTCATCTCCTTCTCCGGCGTCGATCGTAACAAAGTCACTATACGAAAAGCAGAGGTCGTCCCCACTTCCAAGTGAATAAAACCCTTCAGCCTCCGTATACAAGTTGAGGACATCATCGCCACCGAGCAGCGAAATCGTATTGTGTCCAGCATGTACCGTCGCATTGTCATTAAAACGCGTACCGACGACAGATTCGACACCGGAGAATTGCACCTCGTCGTGTAACGACAACTCTACCACACCGGTGTTGAACCAAATCGAAACGCCATCTTCCAGTGTTGCAAAGGACATGGTGTCAGAACCCGTTCCTCCGGTCACCAGATACGAACCTGTACCACATTCGAAAAAATCCTCACCATCTCCGCCGAAGAACTCACCTAGGGCACTCTTGATGATTATCTTGTCGTTCCCAAATCCGGCAAATACCGTGTCGTTGCCTGTTCCTGTATGTATTTCGTCGTTCCCAGCCTGGCCCCAAATGACATCATCACCGCCTAGGCCGTAGATGATATTGTCTAGTTGATTGCCAGAAATGCTGTCGCTGGCCTGAGATCCCTCCACATCCTCTAAGCTTATGTAGGTGTCTCCGTCAGCCCAGCCACCCGCACCTTGTTGTTTGATCAAATCAACGATCACCCCTTCGGACGCTTCAGCATAGGATACACCGTCGCGCCCTAAACCCCCGCAAAAAATCGACACAGTCGAAGTTGCCGAAAAATATGAGCCTTGATCGTCCACTAGCGGGATAGCATTAAGTTCGATGATGATTGTCTGATAGGGTAACAGTGTTTCTGAGAAATCCTTCCAATTGAGTTCTGCCGGTTCCTGCCATTCGAGAGTACCTGGTAAATCAGGCTCGTTGTAGTAATCTAGTGCGTCGAAACTGCGGTAGGCACCGTCAGCATTAGTGATATCGACGTCTAAAACGCCAATCCGATCAATCTCATAGTTGAGACTGAGGTTCTGAAAGGAGTTCGCGATATCCAATTCATCGGCAGTAAGGTTGGACAGAAACAAGACTCCGCGCTCCGGGCCCAGAAATGCGATATTCCCAAGTTCTTCCATTTGTTCATCTACCAAATCGATTGGTGACAAGCCCACGGTATTGGCGCTAAGATACGAGAATATTTCCCCGGCCGCAGTCAAATCGCCATTGTTCAAGGCGAGTGAAGTTCCATGATATTGTGCTGACCAAAAATTCAATGTGTCCACGCCAGCTTGAACGAACTCGTAGAACATTTTTAACATGACTGGCACTTGTGCCAGCCCGTAGAACGAGACCTCCCTGTGATTGGCAGCCCATTCTGAGACAGAAATCTCCACATCCCTATCGGAGTGGTCGGCCCAAGCTGAAAAGATGTTTACCGCATTCTCAATTCGAGTTTCTAGATCATGATATGCTGCTTGAAAGCCGATATCTCTTTCACGAGCGTAAAGATGTGTTACGAGTTCGTCTATACTTCCCAGACTTCCATAATCGATACTATCAAACGCATTTTCGGCTCTTAGAATCAGATCGCTGTCAGTCAATGATGACCCTTCGTTTGCAACGTAAGTCCGAACCTGTACGGCTACAGTTGGCCTCTGCCAGTCGACGCCGATGCTCTGGGTATTCTGGTAATCATCTATGGCACTCTGAATTATAGGTGCCAATTGACCTACGACTTCTCCATATACGCGCGCGCTCATGTACGTTTCGTACTCATTTCCAATTTCAAACTTTGCAACATTTCCTTCTGCCGCAACTAGCGTATTCAAAACAAATTCGCGGACGAAACGCTCCATGCCTTCGGCGAGCGCACCTTGACCTGTACCGATCCGGTTGGGGTCGATGAGACTAGCTGTTGGAACAATGAAAATTGCTTGGACATCGACGTCTGCACAGTATCGGGCGAAATCATAAGCGCCCATGATCGAGCGTTCTGCACCATCTGTCATATGCACTAGAGTTGCATTGGGATTCGCGATGTCAAATCCCTTCTCCGCAGTGCTGCCACCCGGATATCTAAGTGTGCTCGCGCCTGTCGAAGTTACGATTTCGTCAAACTTTTCCCAAGGCCGTTCGCCAATGCTTTCGAAGTCAGCGACGAAATTTATTCCAAAATGCTCGTCGCTAACAAGCGGAATCTCCGGCAAAAAAAGATTCTGAAGCAGCGGTGGATTATCGGAAATTGACATTGGTACGACCCCTCACACTCATGTGACATCGACTGTGTTAGGAGAGCCTTAATATTCTGTTTCCGAATCTTGTCCTGATCTAGGTATGTCAGGTTAGTTTTTCTCAAATCCAAAATAGTCCTAGTGACCTGCCCCCTGTCTGATGTCAGCGCCTATGGGTCCAAATAGGGCAATTTGATAAGAGAGGATTTCTGGTTCATCGTAACCTTCATGGAGTGAAGATGAACAAGATATCCGGAAGCAGCAAAACGTCTGCAGATAAGTTGGTAAAGAACATCCGCCGCCCGGAGCCCGGCACCATAGGAAATGCTCAGGGCTGCGCGATATTTCAACCCTGGCCCAGGCGCAGCCATCAGGATGTCGGACACCTCCTCGACGCTGAAGACCACAGGCAGCTTGCGCGGTTCGGTGCGGAATTGCATGTATGCGAACGCTTAGCTCAATCTGTGCGACGATGTCTGAAACAAACAGATTGGCCGACCGTTCCTCGTCATACCAAGTGGCGTAAAATCTTATTGTGACTTCTCCCCCTCGATCTGAGAGCTCCATATGATGATGCACCGCGATGAACACTTTGTGGGAAGCTTCCGGGGCAGGCATTGCGCAAGGCTCTGCCATCATCCCCGAAAAACTCATCATTTTCTTCGCCGATCCGCCGAGTATCCAACAGGAATTATGAGCTCATACTGCGAAGCCGACCTTCGCGCGTCGTAGGAGGTTCACGACCGCATCCGCCCCCGCCGAACTGCTCTGCGCCAGTTCGAGAGGTGTCCGCCCGTCGAGGAGCATGTGCTGGCGCGACAGAAACGCCCGTGCTGCTGCCTGATCTTCACCATAGCTTCGAAGAGCAACCTCCCAGACACGACCGAGGTCGTAAAGCCGCCCGCTCATCGCTCGTGACAGGGGCTTTCGTGCTTTGCATGCGAGGCGGAACGTTGTCTCCGGAATGATGCCGCCGACCATTTTGACCTTCGGACCTAAGACTGCTCCGAGTGATGTCGCCGCATGGCAATCGAGCCCGTCAGCGATTGTGTTGGCCAGGGCGACGTCATCCATCACCGATGCGTTTCTCAGCCCAAGAATGGCGGCTATGCGTCCGGGTTGCGATCCGAGATTGGATGTCCGCGTTGAGAGGTCAGCCATTATGAAGCTCCAGCCGTGTCAGTGTCCGAAACATTAACGCCTCATGGCACGCACGAAAGCACCTACGCCCAACAGTACAATGATTTCCTGATATTTCTGAACATTTCGGCCATCCCTAACGAGTTCGGGTGCATGGACGCCTTTGCGAGAACCGATTCAGCACGACGCTCAGTATGGATGGCTTCTTTCGGATAATTGAACACGGGAGATGACTGCCGGATACGCGATGCCTCTTCTATTTCAAGGTGCTATAGAAAATAAATTTTCCGAAGAATTCAGCCGGGAATCGCGTTTGATTACGAGATGCGCGTCTCTCCCTATCACGATGGGTTGAACATCTGGCCCTGATAGGGAGGCTTTACGCCAGCTGTGCAATAGGGCGCAATTCCTATTTGGAAACTTGTCCAAATTTGTTGCGGGCCTGCCACGTGCTGGGCGGAATGGACAATTTGGGTAGTCTAGAGCCCTTGTTCCTAAGCTGTGGATCGTCCATTTCTCGTCCTATGACACACACAACGCTTCATATCGCCTCCCCGCTCATACGGATCGCCTGACCAGGCAATCTCGGCGCATCAAAGTGCGCCGTCCCCGTAAGAACTGTGCGAAAGCGATGCTCGTGTTTTCTCAATCTTCCCCATTCTATGTCTGTGCCGATGTGGCTCACGATACC
This DNA window, taken from Aliiroseovarius sp. F47248L, encodes the following:
- a CDS encoding calcium-binding protein — translated: MSISDNPPLLQNLFLPEIPLVSDEHFGINFVADFESIGERPWEKFDEIVTSTGASTLRYPGGSTAEKGFDIANPNATLVHMTDGAERSIMGAYDFARYCADVDVQAIFIVPTASLIDPNRIGTGQGALAEGMERFVREFVLNTLVAAEGNVAKFEIGNEYETYMSARVYGEVVGQLAPIIQSAIDDYQNTQSIGVDWQRPTVAVQVRTYVANEGSSLTDSDLILRAENAFDSIDYGSLGSIDELVTHLYARERDIGFQAAYHDLETRIENAVNIFSAWADHSDRDVEISVSEWAANHREVSFYGLAQVPVMLKMFYEFVQAGVDTLNFWSAQYHGTSLALNNGDLTAAGEIFSYLSANTVGLSPIDLVDEQMEELGNIAFLGPERGVLFLSNLTADELDIANSFQNLSLNYEIDRIGVLDVDITNADGAYRSFDALDYYNEPDLPGTLEWQEPAELNWKDFSETLLPYQTIIIELNAIPLVDDQGSYFSATSTVSIFCGGLGRDGVSYAEASEGVIVDLIKQQGAGGWADGDTYISLEDVEGSQASDSISGNQLDNIIYGLGGDDVIWGQAGNDEIHTGTGNDTVFAGFGNDKIIIKSALGEFFGGDGEDFFECGTGSYLVTGGTGSDTMSFATLEDGVSIWFNTGVVELSLHDEVQFSGVESVVGTRFNDNATVHAGHNTISLLGGDDVLNLYTEAEGFYSLGSGDDLCFSYSDFVTIDAGEGDDTIMSFGSSTIIAGAGDDRIYIKEGSHTIVFGLDDGSDDIFSFDPSEDLLVFEPDLLDELQAGRYEIQQNAASSTVYFENGGDISFHEVAALEISNYFDEMYI
- a CDS encoding IS3 family transposase (programmed frameshift); this translates as MGIKRHKPEEIVMKLRQVEVLCGQGMPRVDAIRQVQITEQTFYRWRKQYGGMGTDQLKELKRLQKENDRLRRAVSDLTLDKLILSEAAPGKLLSPSRRRACIDHIRSHIRVSERRVCRVLGQHRSTQRRLPVGRTDEKRLVADMIELTREYGRYGYRRVAALLRDAGWLVNDKRVERLWRREGLKVPMKQPKKGRLWLNDGSCVRLRPEYRDHVWSYDFVHHRTDDGKAFRTLNILDEHSRECLAIRVKRRLNSTEVIDALTDPFILRGVPAYIRSDNGPEFIAQAVRDWIAAVGAKTAYIEPGSPWENGNCESFNARMRDELLNGEVFNSLREAQILIEQWRKHYNTKRPHSALGYRLPAPETIVTMETRPIMH
- a CDS encoding antitoxin Xre/MbcA/ParS toxin-binding domain-containing protein, translating into MADLSTRTSNLGSQPGRIAAILGLRNASVMDDVALANTIADGLDCHAATSLGAVLGPKVKMVGGIIPETTFRLACKARKPLSRAMSGRLYDLGRVWEVALRSYGEDQAAARAFLSRQHMLLDGRTPLELAQSSSAGADAVVNLLRRAKVGFAV